One genomic segment of Cervus canadensis isolate Bull #8, Minnesota chromosome 14, ASM1932006v1, whole genome shotgun sequence includes these proteins:
- the LOC122452806 gene encoding uncharacterized protein LOC122452806 isoform X8: MLDRPKFKPYLLHLATGYCPRRQNAEEPISPEFSKPLSLSCSLEPKAGSLEAPIQGWTRRARDVDGVPWDLPFCKKKGNQVDQWWRGSQRAGEEAVALTWSLGRCCQLKEGVCARGLLEQSRRCLRSRLRSWGTPSGLPPPFLRQILPNSEWEPEAQEADTERGKETTLLKAGFTLAPSVLQPESRRALEPGGNFQTSPGPAAYLSSSSPTSPRQQSSKLSLQDGETGPEKDSWQGGD; the protein is encoded by the exons ATGTTGGACAGACCCAAGTTCAAACCCTATCTCTTGCATTTGGCAACTG GATACTGCCCAAGAAGACAGAATGCAGAAGAGCCCATCTCCCCTGAGTTCTCTAAGCCCTTGTCCCTGAGTTGCTCTCTTGAGCCCAAGGCAGGGAGCCTAGAAGCTCCCATCCAGGGATGGACACGGCGTGCTCGAGATGTGGATGGTGTACCGTGGGACCTCCCTTTCTGTAAGAAAAAAGGGAATCAAGTTGACCAAT GGTGGAGAGGAAGTCAGCGTGCAGGCGAAGAAGCTGTGGCATTAACCTGGAGCCTGGGAAGGTGTTGCCAGCTAAAGGAAGGAGTGTGTGCCAGAGGCCTTCTGGAACAGAGCCGACGCTGCCTACGCTCgaggctgaggagctgggggacccCCAGTGgtctccctcccccttttctaaGGCAGATACTCCCTAACTCGG AATGGGAACCAGAAGCCCAGGAAGCAGATactgagagagggaaggaaaccaCACTGCTGAAAGCCGGCTTCACTCTGGCTCCTTCAGTCCTACAGCCGG AGAGCCGCAGAGCGCTGGAGCCAGGAGGAAACTTCCAGACTTCTCCGGGGCCGGCTGCTTatctcagcagcagcagccccacaTCTCCGAGGCAGCAAAGCTCTAAGCTGTCACTTCAag atggggaaacaggcccAGAAAAGGACTCCTGGCAGGGGGGTGACTGA
- the LOC122452806 gene encoding uncharacterized protein LOC122452806 isoform X9 codes for MAVCIPEGRKQRPESRRALEPGGNFQTSPGPAAYLSSSSPTSPRQQSSKLSLQGARNFIPMLQVRTRRLKEDERLAYGDRASQRQSQARRLSYRASGGSSASVAGLWSPSRGYRPAGVPCSL; via the exons ATGGCCGTCTGCATCCCagaggggaggaagcagagaccGG AGAGCCGCAGAGCGCTGGAGCCAGGAGGAAACTTCCAGACTTCTCCGGGGCCGGCTGCTTatctcagcagcagcagccccacaTCTCCGAGGCAGCAAAGCTCTAAGCTGTCACTTCAag GAGCCAGGAATTTTATACCCATGTTACAGGTGAGGACACGGAGGCTCAAAGAAGACGAGAGACTTGCTTATGGTGACAGAGCAAGTCAGAGGCAAAGCCAAGCCAGACGTCTGTCCTACAGAGCAAGTGGGGGCAGCTCAGCGTCTGTGGCTGGCCTCTGGTCCCCTTCCCGCGGATACAGGCCAGCGGGGGTGCCCTGCTCGCTGTAG
- the LOC122452806 gene encoding uncharacterized protein LOC122452806 isoform X3, translated as MLDRPKFKPYLLHLATGYCPRRQNAEEPISPEFSKPLSLSCSLEPKAGSLEAPIQGWTRRARDVDGVPWDLPFCKKKGNQVDQWWRGSQRAGEEAVALTWSLGRCCQLKEGVCARGLLEQSRRCLRSRLRSWGTPSGLPPPFLRQILPNSEWEPEAQEADTERGKETTLLKAGFTLAPSVLQPESRRALEPGGNFQTSPGPAAYLSSSSPTSPRQQSSKLSLQGARNFIPMLQVRTRRLKEDERLAYGDRASQRQSQARRLSYRASGGSSASVAGLWSPSRGYRPAGVPCSL; from the exons ATGTTGGACAGACCCAAGTTCAAACCCTATCTCTTGCATTTGGCAACTG GATACTGCCCAAGAAGACAGAATGCAGAAGAGCCCATCTCCCCTGAGTTCTCTAAGCCCTTGTCCCTGAGTTGCTCTCTTGAGCCCAAGGCAGGGAGCCTAGAAGCTCCCATCCAGGGATGGACACGGCGTGCTCGAGATGTGGATGGTGTACCGTGGGACCTCCCTTTCTGTAAGAAAAAAGGGAATCAAGTTGACCAAT GGTGGAGAGGAAGTCAGCGTGCAGGCGAAGAAGCTGTGGCATTAACCTGGAGCCTGGGAAGGTGTTGCCAGCTAAAGGAAGGAGTGTGTGCCAGAGGCCTTCTGGAACAGAGCCGACGCTGCCTACGCTCgaggctgaggagctgggggacccCCAGTGgtctccctcccccttttctaaGGCAGATACTCCCTAACTCGG AATGGGAACCAGAAGCCCAGGAAGCAGATactgagagagggaaggaaaccaCACTGCTGAAAGCCGGCTTCACTCTGGCTCCTTCAGTCCTACAGCCGG AGAGCCGCAGAGCGCTGGAGCCAGGAGGAAACTTCCAGACTTCTCCGGGGCCGGCTGCTTatctcagcagcagcagccccacaTCTCCGAGGCAGCAAAGCTCTAAGCTGTCACTTCAag GAGCCAGGAATTTTATACCCATGTTACAGGTGAGGACACGGAGGCTCAAAGAAGACGAGAGACTTGCTTATGGTGACAGAGCAAGTCAGAGGCAAAGCCAAGCCAGACGTCTGTCCTACAGAGCAAGTGGGGGCAGCTCAGCGTCTGTGGCTGGCCTCTGGTCCCCTTCCCGCGGATACAGGCCAGCGGGGGTGCCCTGCTCGCTGTAG
- the LOC122452806 gene encoding uncharacterized protein LOC122452806 isoform X1 produces the protein MLDRPKFKPYLLHLATGYCPRRQNAEEPISPEFSKPLSLSCSLEPKAGSLEAPIQGWTRRARDVDGVPWDLPFCKKKGNQVDQWWRGSQRAGEEAVALTWSLGRCCQLKEGVCARGLLEQSRRCLRSRLRSWGTPSGLPPPFLRQILPNSEWEPEAQEADTERGKETTLLKAGFTLAPSVLQPGMAVCIPEGRKQRPESRRALEPGGNFQTSPGPAAYLSSSSPTSPRQQSSKLSLQGARNFIPMLQVRTRRLKEDERLAYGDRASQRQSQARRLSYRASGGSSASVAGLWSPSRGYRPAGVPCSL, from the exons ATGTTGGACAGACCCAAGTTCAAACCCTATCTCTTGCATTTGGCAACTG GATACTGCCCAAGAAGACAGAATGCAGAAGAGCCCATCTCCCCTGAGTTCTCTAAGCCCTTGTCCCTGAGTTGCTCTCTTGAGCCCAAGGCAGGGAGCCTAGAAGCTCCCATCCAGGGATGGACACGGCGTGCTCGAGATGTGGATGGTGTACCGTGGGACCTCCCTTTCTGTAAGAAAAAAGGGAATCAAGTTGACCAAT GGTGGAGAGGAAGTCAGCGTGCAGGCGAAGAAGCTGTGGCATTAACCTGGAGCCTGGGAAGGTGTTGCCAGCTAAAGGAAGGAGTGTGTGCCAGAGGCCTTCTGGAACAGAGCCGACGCTGCCTACGCTCgaggctgaggagctgggggacccCCAGTGgtctccctcccccttttctaaGGCAGATACTCCCTAACTCGG AATGGGAACCAGAAGCCCAGGAAGCAGATactgagagagggaaggaaaccaCACTGCTGAAAGCCGGCTTCACTCTGGCTCCTTCAGTCCTACAGCCGGGTATGGCCGTCTGCATCCCagaggggaggaagcagagaccGG AGAGCCGCAGAGCGCTGGAGCCAGGAGGAAACTTCCAGACTTCTCCGGGGCCGGCTGCTTatctcagcagcagcagccccacaTCTCCGAGGCAGCAAAGCTCTAAGCTGTCACTTCAag GAGCCAGGAATTTTATACCCATGTTACAGGTGAGGACACGGAGGCTCAAAGAAGACGAGAGACTTGCTTATGGTGACAGAGCAAGTCAGAGGCAAAGCCAAGCCAGACGTCTGTCCTACAGAGCAAGTGGGGGCAGCTCAGCGTCTGTGGCTGGCCTCTGGTCCCCTTCCCGCGGATACAGGCCAGCGGGGGTGCCCTGCTCGCTGTAG
- the LOC122452806 gene encoding uncharacterized protein LOC122452806 isoform X7, producing MLDRPKFKPYLLHLATGYCPRRQNAEEPISPEFSKPLSLSCSLEPKAGSLEAPIQGWTRRARDVDGVPWDLPFCKKKGNQVDQWWRGSQRAGEEAVALTWSLGRCCQLKEGVCARGLLEQSRRCLRSRLRSWGTPSGLPPPFLRQILPNSEWEPEAQEADTERGKETTLLKAGFTLAPSVLQPGMAVCIPEGRKQRPESRRALEPGGNFQTSPGPAAYLSSSSPTSPRQQSSKLSLQGEDTEAQRRRETCLW from the exons ATGTTGGACAGACCCAAGTTCAAACCCTATCTCTTGCATTTGGCAACTG GATACTGCCCAAGAAGACAGAATGCAGAAGAGCCCATCTCCCCTGAGTTCTCTAAGCCCTTGTCCCTGAGTTGCTCTCTTGAGCCCAAGGCAGGGAGCCTAGAAGCTCCCATCCAGGGATGGACACGGCGTGCTCGAGATGTGGATGGTGTACCGTGGGACCTCCCTTTCTGTAAGAAAAAAGGGAATCAAGTTGACCAAT GGTGGAGAGGAAGTCAGCGTGCAGGCGAAGAAGCTGTGGCATTAACCTGGAGCCTGGGAAGGTGTTGCCAGCTAAAGGAAGGAGTGTGTGCCAGAGGCCTTCTGGAACAGAGCCGACGCTGCCTACGCTCgaggctgaggagctgggggacccCCAGTGgtctccctcccccttttctaaGGCAGATACTCCCTAACTCGG AATGGGAACCAGAAGCCCAGGAAGCAGATactgagagagggaaggaaaccaCACTGCTGAAAGCCGGCTTCACTCTGGCTCCTTCAGTCCTACAGCCGGGTATGGCCGTCTGCATCCCagaggggaggaagcagagaccGG AGAGCCGCAGAGCGCTGGAGCCAGGAGGAAACTTCCAGACTTCTCCGGGGCCGGCTGCTTatctcagcagcagcagccccacaTCTCCGAGGCAGCAAAGCTCTAAGCTGTCACTTCAag GTGAGGACACGGAGGCTCAAAGAAGACGAGAGACTTGCTTATGGTGA
- the LOC122452806 gene encoding uncharacterized protein LOC122452806 isoform X2, protein MLDRPKFKPYLLHLATGYCPRRQNAEEPISPEFSKPLSLSCSLEPKAGSLEAPIQGWTRRARDVDGVPWDLPFWWRGSQRAGEEAVALTWSLGRCCQLKEGVCARGLLEQSRRCLRSRLRSWGTPSGLPPPFLRQILPNSEWEPEAQEADTERGKETTLLKAGFTLAPSVLQPGMAVCIPEGRKQRPESRRALEPGGNFQTSPGPAAYLSSSSPTSPRQQSSKLSLQGARNFIPMLQVRTRRLKEDERLAYGDRASQRQSQARRLSYRASGGSSASVAGLWSPSRGYRPAGVPCSL, encoded by the exons ATGTTGGACAGACCCAAGTTCAAACCCTATCTCTTGCATTTGGCAACTG GATACTGCCCAAGAAGACAGAATGCAGAAGAGCCCATCTCCCCTGAGTTCTCTAAGCCCTTGTCCCTGAGTTGCTCTCTTGAGCCCAAGGCAGGGAGCCTAGAAGCTCCCATCCAGGGATGGACACGGCGTGCTCGAGATGTGGATGGTGTACCGTGGGACCTCCCTTTCT GGTGGAGAGGAAGTCAGCGTGCAGGCGAAGAAGCTGTGGCATTAACCTGGAGCCTGGGAAGGTGTTGCCAGCTAAAGGAAGGAGTGTGTGCCAGAGGCCTTCTGGAACAGAGCCGACGCTGCCTACGCTCgaggctgaggagctgggggacccCCAGTGgtctccctcccccttttctaaGGCAGATACTCCCTAACTCGG AATGGGAACCAGAAGCCCAGGAAGCAGATactgagagagggaaggaaaccaCACTGCTGAAAGCCGGCTTCACTCTGGCTCCTTCAGTCCTACAGCCGGGTATGGCCGTCTGCATCCCagaggggaggaagcagagaccGG AGAGCCGCAGAGCGCTGGAGCCAGGAGGAAACTTCCAGACTTCTCCGGGGCCGGCTGCTTatctcagcagcagcagccccacaTCTCCGAGGCAGCAAAGCTCTAAGCTGTCACTTCAag GAGCCAGGAATTTTATACCCATGTTACAGGTGAGGACACGGAGGCTCAAAGAAGACGAGAGACTTGCTTATGGTGACAGAGCAAGTCAGAGGCAAAGCCAAGCCAGACGTCTGTCCTACAGAGCAAGTGGGGGCAGCTCAGCGTCTGTGGCTGGCCTCTGGTCCCCTTCCCGCGGATACAGGCCAGCGGGGGTGCCCTGCTCGCTGTAG
- the LOC122452806 gene encoding uncharacterized protein LOC122452806 isoform X6, giving the protein MLDRPKFKPYLLHLATGYCPRRQNAEEPISPEFSKPLSLSCSLEPKAGSLEAPIQGWTRRARDVDGVPWDLPFCKKKGNQVDQWWRGSQRAGEEAVALTWSLGRCCQLKEGVCARGLLEQSRRCLRSRLRSWGTPSGLPPPFLRQILPNSEWEPEAQEADTERGKETTLLKAGFTLAPSVLQPGMAVCIPEGRKQRPESRRALEPGGNFQTSPGPAAYLSSSSPTSPRQQSSKLSLQDGETGPEKDSWQGGD; this is encoded by the exons ATGTTGGACAGACCCAAGTTCAAACCCTATCTCTTGCATTTGGCAACTG GATACTGCCCAAGAAGACAGAATGCAGAAGAGCCCATCTCCCCTGAGTTCTCTAAGCCCTTGTCCCTGAGTTGCTCTCTTGAGCCCAAGGCAGGGAGCCTAGAAGCTCCCATCCAGGGATGGACACGGCGTGCTCGAGATGTGGATGGTGTACCGTGGGACCTCCCTTTCTGTAAGAAAAAAGGGAATCAAGTTGACCAAT GGTGGAGAGGAAGTCAGCGTGCAGGCGAAGAAGCTGTGGCATTAACCTGGAGCCTGGGAAGGTGTTGCCAGCTAAAGGAAGGAGTGTGTGCCAGAGGCCTTCTGGAACAGAGCCGACGCTGCCTACGCTCgaggctgaggagctgggggacccCCAGTGgtctccctcccccttttctaaGGCAGATACTCCCTAACTCGG AATGGGAACCAGAAGCCCAGGAAGCAGATactgagagagggaaggaaaccaCACTGCTGAAAGCCGGCTTCACTCTGGCTCCTTCAGTCCTACAGCCGGGTATGGCCGTCTGCATCCCagaggggaggaagcagagaccGG AGAGCCGCAGAGCGCTGGAGCCAGGAGGAAACTTCCAGACTTCTCCGGGGCCGGCTGCTTatctcagcagcagcagccccacaTCTCCGAGGCAGCAAAGCTCTAAGCTGTCACTTCAag atggggaaacaggcccAGAAAAGGACTCCTGGCAGGGGGGTGACTGA
- the LOC122452806 gene encoding uncharacterized protein LOC122452806 isoform X5, translating to MLDRPKFKPYLLHLATGYCPRRQNAEEPISPEFSKPLSLSCSLEPKAGSLEAPIQGWTRRARDVDGVPWDLPFCKKKGNQVDQWWRGSQRAGEEAVALTWSLGRCCQLKEGVCARGLLEQSRRCLRSRLRSWGTPSGLPPPFLRQILPNSEWEPEAQEADTERGKETTLLKAGFTLAPSVLQPGMAVCIPEGRKQRPESRRALEPGGNFQTSPGPAAYLSSSSPTSPRQQSSKLSLQVCRPCQKLVQPFFAQLG from the exons ATGTTGGACAGACCCAAGTTCAAACCCTATCTCTTGCATTTGGCAACTG GATACTGCCCAAGAAGACAGAATGCAGAAGAGCCCATCTCCCCTGAGTTCTCTAAGCCCTTGTCCCTGAGTTGCTCTCTTGAGCCCAAGGCAGGGAGCCTAGAAGCTCCCATCCAGGGATGGACACGGCGTGCTCGAGATGTGGATGGTGTACCGTGGGACCTCCCTTTCTGTAAGAAAAAAGGGAATCAAGTTGACCAAT GGTGGAGAGGAAGTCAGCGTGCAGGCGAAGAAGCTGTGGCATTAACCTGGAGCCTGGGAAGGTGTTGCCAGCTAAAGGAAGGAGTGTGTGCCAGAGGCCTTCTGGAACAGAGCCGACGCTGCCTACGCTCgaggctgaggagctgggggacccCCAGTGgtctccctcccccttttctaaGGCAGATACTCCCTAACTCGG AATGGGAACCAGAAGCCCAGGAAGCAGATactgagagagggaaggaaaccaCACTGCTGAAAGCCGGCTTCACTCTGGCTCCTTCAGTCCTACAGCCGGGTATGGCCGTCTGCATCCCagaggggaggaagcagagaccGG AGAGCCGCAGAGCGCTGGAGCCAGGAGGAAACTTCCAGACTTCTCCGGGGCCGGCTGCTTatctcagcagcagcagccccacaTCTCCGAGGCAGCAAAGCTCTAAGCTGTCACTTCAag TGTGCCGTCCCTGCCAAAAACTCGTCCAACCTTTCTTTGCACAACTCGGGTGA